AGTTCGTTTTCATACACTACTGAACCGGGCGTTACCGCTATGTTTTCGCCCACGCCAAAGGCGGCGCGGTCTGTCATGCGGACATTAATGCCTTCACCAGAGTTACCTAAATCTTCACGTAGGCGGGCCAGACCATCCACTAGGTTTTGACCACGGGTTTCAACAGTGCGCCGCATGACCTCTGGATTGGTGGTTATAAAGTTAGTGGGCGCCATCGCGTTAACCAACTGGCGCGCATAAAACATCAAGTTACGCTTCTGGGTTTCATCCAATCCACTTAAGCTCTCAACCAGCTCTTCCACCATCTGCGAGAACAGTAAGTACTGCTGCATAATGGCCATGTAGTGCGGATCCTGAGTCCAGGCTTCATCTTTGAAACGACGGTCACTTTTGGCCGGGGTAATCAGCGGCGTCATTTGTTCGCCAGCCATGCCACGTAGAGCTTGCTGCCATAATAGCCACTGGTCTTGAAGCAGACGGTTCTGGGTTTCCCACAGCAGCGTCGGGTTTTGCATCAATGACTGCGCACCCGCTTCAAAGCTTTCACGCATATCACTATAAATTGAGTCGGCGGCTTCGCTCGGCGCAATACGGGAAAGCAGATCCTGCATCAATCCTTGGTACTGTTCGCTAATCTCTTTAAGCTGATTATTCCAGGTTTCAATTTCCGCTGGGGATAACCCTTCAGGTAGCCCTTGAGAAAGTCCTTGAGAAAGCCCTTCAGACAGGCTGTCAGAAAGCCCTTGTGATATTGCCTGGAACGGATTGTGCCACGCTGACTGCATACTTATTCTCCCTACGCCTATCTTCGGGCGCACCGACCGCTTTGGCTACGTAAGCATATATAAATTAAAGCTTATAAATGCATCGCGGCGCCCTTGGGCGCCGCGATGAGTTCACTAATCAGCTTTTGCGCGATGACTGACTAGAGGCTTTGGCAGGTTGCTCGCTTTTGGTAGCAGCCTTGGCTTGCTCGGACATTTGCTGACCGGCTTCGCTGAACATTTTTTCCATTTCAGACTTAAACTGCAGGCTCATTTCGCTCATGACGCGCGCGTCTTCCTGCATTTGCTGAGACAGCTCGTTCATCATTTCAGCTTGCTTGGTGCCGAAATCACGCAGGCTTTCTGCGTCTTGAATTTCAGTGGCGCTACGAATGCGCTCTGTACCCATCTGGCTGTAACGCTTCATAGCTTCCAGCTGATACTGGGTCATTTTTTCCATGTTGTTGAGCATCAGCGAATTAATTTTACGCATTGGCTCAAACATTTGCTTAGTTTGGGCGTTGAAGGCGTCCATCATATTGTCTTGCATAGTGTCTGCTCCTGTTTAGTTCCTTGGCATGAGCCTTGGAGTGACTCATCGTGATGTAGCTTGTCTTGCCTTACCTTGATTTGCTGCACTGCAAAAAGAGTAGTCCCTGGCATGCTGCATTGCAACAGCGACACTGTTTTAAGTAGCCGTATTCAGTAATACTGACTTCAGTGACGCTGCACAAACCTACGTTGCGACGACCTCATGCTGCGAAACCCCATGTTGCAACAGCCTACTATTACAAAAACGTCTCCACGTTGCCTTTCTCATATCGCCGTTAGCGACCATCCCCTCTTTACCAAACGCTTTCAATCCACTTTTCGCCATCTATTTTTGCCAGACTAGCGTTACTGATTTATGAATCACTGCGCTTGGATGTTGAACGTGTGCTTGAACCGGTACGAGAACGCGACGATGCTGTTGACTTAGCCTTGCCACCACTACCGGCACTTTTATTAGCACTACTATTATTAGTACTGTTCGCCCTGGAACTCGCCGCACTGCTTTTAGTGCTGGTGTTACCGCCCTGCTCAGCCCCGCTGGCGTTAGTCGAGGACGCACTAGTGGAATTAGTGCTGGCGCTACCCGCTTGGCGCAACATATCCAGCATCATTTGCTGATAAGTGCCGAAGTTGGCTAGCCCTTGAGACAGTCCTTCAGACAAGCCCTGCGATAGCCCTTGCTGCATCATCGGCTGCTGGAGAAAGGGCCGCATAAGACTCATGGGGTCATAGCCCTCTACCCCAGACTCCATCTGCCGTTGGATATTTTCCAGCAGGTTTTTCTGGAAGGCTTCGACATCCGGCAGGCCCAGTGATTGGCGAAATTCATCCGGAGTAAGATCAAACTCAACGTTAATCTTCATAGGCGGCTCCTGCACTGTTTGTCACGACCAGTTGTCATGCATTTGTTTTGTTTGAGTGTAGCAGCGAACTGCAAACCTCACCGTATTGCGTTAGCGCTGAGTTAAACGCGGCGTATCAACGCTTACCTCACCATTTTGTCCGCGATGACGCAGCCAGTGATCCAACAGCGTAATCGCCATCATCGCCTCAGCAATGGGCGTTGCACGAATACCCACGCAGGGGTCGTGACGCCCTTTGGTAATCACTTCGACGGCCTGTCCATGGATATCGATGGAGCGACCCGGCGTGGTGATGCTGGACGTCGGTTTTAATGCCAAGCGAGCCACAATGGGCTGGCCGCTGGAGATACCACCGAGTACGCCACCGGCATGATTGGAGAGAAAGCCTTCTGGGGTCATCTCGTCACGGTGCTCACTACCGCGCTGGGCGACACAGCCAAACCCTGCACCTATCTCCACACCTTTTACCGCATTAATACTCATCAAACCATGCGCCAGATCAGCATCCAGGCGGTCAAACACCGGTTCGCCCAGACCTACAGGCACGCCTTCGGCAATCACGGTGATCTCAGCACCTACTGAATCCTGGTCGCGACGCAGCTGATCCATGTAGGCTTCCAGTTCGGCTACGCGCTCCGGGTCAGGGCAGAAAAAGGCATTTTGGCCCACCGACTCCCACTGCTTGAAATCAATTTTGATCGGGCCTAGCTGGCTCATATAGCCGCGGATCTGTACGCCTTGGGCGGCCAAATACTTCTTGGCAATCGCCCCAGCCGCCACTCGCATGGCGGTTTCACGGGCGCTGGAGCGCCCGCCGCCACGGTAGTCGCGGTGACCATATTTATGGTGATAGGTGTAATCCGCATGGGCGGGCCGAAACTGCTCTTTGATTTTTGAGTAGTCGTTGGAGCGCTGGTCGGTATTTTCGATTAACAGGCCAATAGAGGTACCGGTAGTCTTGCCTTCAAACACCCCAGACAGGATGCGCACCTGATCAGGCTCTTTGCGTTGGGTGGTATGCCGCGAACTGCCCGGTCTGCGGCGATCTAGATCGTGCTGTAAATCTGCTTCGCTTAACGGTAGCCCAGGCGGGCAGCCATCAACAATCGCGCCGAGCGCAGGACCGTGGCTCTCACCGAAAGTAGTGACGGTAAATAGTTTGCCAAACGTATTGCCAGACATGGCGGTTAGTTCCTCACTGGAAAGACGCCGCATGGGCGTCGAGTTCAGCGGCGCTCAAGGCAAACACGCCCTGGCCGCCACGCTCGAATTCAAGCCATAGGAAAGGCACGTCGGGAAACGCCGCTTCCACATGGCGATCAGAGTTGCCGACTTCTACGATCAGCCAGCCCTCATCGGTTAGGTGTTCCCGCGCTTCACGCAGTATGCGTCGGACAATATCCAAACCATCGCTGCCCGCCCCCAGAGCCAAGGAGGGCTCATGGCGGAACTCAGCAGGCATGGTAGCCAGGTCGCGGGCATCCACATAGGGCGGGTTGGAAACGATAAGATCAAAACGTCGGCCTTCCAAGCCGCTGAATACATCCGATTCCACCGCTCGTACCCGGTCGCCCACATCGTGGCGGGTAATATTTTGTCGTGCCACGGCCAGGGCATCCTGGCTGATATCGGCAAGCACCACTTCGCAGGTGGGCAAATAGAGCGCTGTAGCAATGCCGATACAACCGGAACCGGTGCATAGATCCAGCATGCTAGCGGGCGGCTCTTCGGGGAACCAGGCGGCAAAGCCATCTTCAATCAGCTCGGCAATCGGCGAGCGCGGAATCAGCACGCGCTCATCAACGCTAAACGGGTGACCGGCAAAAAAACTTTCGCCGAGCAGGTAAGGCAGCGGACGGCGGGTGGTAACACGCTCCCGCGCCAGAGCAATAATCCGCTGGCGTTCCACGGGCAGAAGCCGCGCTTCTAACACACTGGGGTCAATATTCCACGGCAGATGCAGCGCGCCTAAGCAGAGCGCCACCGCCTCATCCCAGGCAGAGTCAGTACCATGGCCGTAGTGCAGGCCCGCCAGATAAAACTCGCTGGAGACCCAGCGCAGATAGTCGCGTAGCGTAAAGAGCTGGCTCACCAGCAACGACTCCGACAGGGAAAGGGTTGAGTGAGAATGCTCAACGTTTAAATGCGTGGTCACAGCAGCTCCTGGTTAACGATAATCATGGCGGCAGGCAATAGAACCTGAACCATATGACGAATAAAAGATTGTACCTTTCACGCCGCCCGGTTCACAGCAACGCTCAGCCCGCTATACTGTGCTTCTTTAACTGATTCACCTGTGCTAGCCCATTTTTCTGCCACCCGAGCCTGACATGACGCGACACCGCCACCTGCCAAATGATGACGATATCAGTGCCTTCCGCGACGCCTTGAAGGCGGCGGGGGTACGCCCTATCGCCACCAATCAGGCCGACCCTGGCAAACCCAAGCGCGACGTTCAGGCCCATGAAGCGCGGCGTAACGCGGCGGTCGAGAGCAGCGCTCCTCAGTCCAGCGGACGCACTTCGGACGGGCGGGTGGAAGCCGTGCGCCCCTCGGAGTACCTCGAGTTCAGCGTGCCCGACTTGCCATGGCGTACGTTTAGTCAGCTGAAGCGCGGCCAAACCTCATGGCAGGCGGGGCTTGATTTGCATGGCTATACGCTGGAGGAGGCCCGGGTGGAACTGGAGAGTTTTCTACGCGACTCGGCTGGCCAGGGCCTGCGCTGTGTGCTGGTGGTGCACGGCAAAGCGTGGGGCACCACCTCGGATTTTCCAGTGCTCAAAAGCCATACCAACACCTGGCTGCGGGAGTGGCCGGGGGTGCTGGCGTTCTGCTCGGCCATCGATATCGACGGTGGTACCGGAGCAGTCTATATATTGCTACGCAAGCGGGGCCAGTAGCCCTCTACTCGGTTGCGTCGGAAGCGATACCAGGCATGCGGCGTTCCAGCGCTTCATCTGCCAAATGGCGGCCAAGGCGAATCAAGTCTCGGCCCCGGTAAAATTCATAAGTGCTACACACAGTTTTGGGTATTTCGATCAGTACATCAGGTGGATAACCCGCCACCTTATACTTGGCCAACGCCGCCTGTGTAATATCGAATGACTCCAAAATCATATCGAGCTTGCTCCACTCGCGCTTACCACGCGCTTCAGTGGTTTCCTCTAGCTCTTCGTCATCGCCCTCCCCGTTTGCGCCATCGCCATTAGCCCCCAGCCCTGCCCACAGTTTTTGCGTTGCGGCACGAACATCGCCTATCCAACTACCCATACGTTGATCACGGTCGATCTCACTTTGGGTGCGACTATCGGCTGTTTCCTCCTCTTTAGGCAGTAACTCCTCTAAGGTCACCGGCAAAGGGCTATGGGCAGTCACATTAACCGCTACCACAAAGTCGGCTTGGTGGGCGGCTACCATGGGCATAATCGGCAGCGGATTTAGTAACCCGCCATCTACTAGCACCTGCTCGCCTAGATGAACCGGGGTTATAACACCCGGTACGGCCATTGAGGCACGAATCGCCTGCAGCAAGGGGCCACTTTGAAACCACACTTCCCGCTGACGTACTAGGTCTGTCGCTACCGTAGTGACAGGGATCGCTAGATCTTCAATCAGGATATCGCCGACCAGCGCTTCCAGTTTGCTCATGACTTTGCTGGCACGCATCGCGCCCATTGGACTCCAGGTGACGTCCACCAGTTTGAGCACATCAAGATAGTCGAGTTGGCACACCCAGTCACGGTATTCAGGCAGCTTACCCGCGGCATAAATACCGCCAATCACTGCGCCCATTGAACACCCTGATACCGCCACAATTTCAAACCCTCGCGCCTCTAGCGCTTCAATCACGCCAATGTGCGCATAGCCACGAGCGCCACCGCTGCCTAGCACCAGTGCGACCTTGTTGCCACTATTCAAATGAGCCAATTCATTCATGCTATGTTTCCTGCCTAGCCAGTACCCGTGTTACCCCAGTGAGCGCCGATAACCGAGGCGACTTGCGACACTGCCCTGGGCTCCAAGTGTAAGTGGTGGCCTCCCTTGAGCACCTCTCGAGTTAACCCCTTAACTGCGTGACGCGCCTCTTGGGCCCATTGGCGGTCACCCAAAATCCCCTGTTCTCCTTCTATCAATAGCAGCGGAGCGTTAATTTCCGCCAGTAGCGATAGCACTTGCTGCGGAGTAAAACGCACCAGGGACGGCTTCAGTAGTCGACTGTCGGTGCGCATTTGTACATGACCATCGGCAGTAGGCTGGGTGTTACGCTCGACTAGCGGTGTTGCCGTGATGCTATCCAGCGGCGTGACCCCGCCTGCAACACGCGCAGCAACGGCACTCTCGATATCGGGATAACGCGGCGCTCGTGACAGCGGCCGTCGGTAGGCAGTCAGCCCCTTACGCAGCTGGCTGGCGGTCTCTTCAATGGGCGTATTGAGGGCTCCAAGTCCATCAATCAGCGTTAATCGCTCGACGCGTTCAGGTAGTGAAGCCGCAAGCAAGCAGGCCACTGCCGCGCCCATGGAATGGGCCAGTAAGCTGGTTTGCTCAAGTCCCAATGACTCCATGGCATCCAATACGTCATGGCAATAGTCCCATAGGGCATAGTCACCGCCCTGTGGCGCGTGTGCCGAATGGCCGTGGCCGCGAAAATCCAACGCCACAATACGAATGTCCAACGCCTCGACCAACAGCGGGGCTAACCGAGTAAAGCTGGCTGCATTATCCAGCCAGCCGTGTAAAGCCAACCAGGTTGGGGCGTCAGCACGCCCCCAGCTCAGCGCCCCTAGGCGTCCTTGAGCAAGGGAAAGCGGCTTTGGCGCAACAGAGAGCGCTGCCGGGGTGATTTGGGGCATAAAGTAACAGTCCTGAATAAACAGCTAATAATCCTAAACAAACGGCCGCGTCACAGGATCAGCAAGATGACGGCGCAGGCGACAAACGTTACCATGCTAGGCATATTTTACTTCAACCTTGTACTTAACATCGTACTTAACATAGTCCTTAACACTGCATTGGTGCCGTTATGAAACCACGTCGTGATACCCGCGCCCGTAATCTGGTCTTTTTTGTTGCTGTCATCAGCGCCACCGTCGTCGGCTTTTGGCTGGCCCGCTGATTCATGAGTCGTCAAAGCCTCACCGAATTAAGCTTCACCCAGTAGCCCCAGGCTGGCTGCCGGCGCTTGGCGACGCAAGCCTCGGGAAAGCGCATGACCAATAACACCGATCAACAGCGCCCCGCCAACGGGGAGTAAAAGCCAGAGCCCCAGGTGCAAACGAGGTGTGAGGTTCAACAGGTAAATATACAGCACGGCCGAGGTTAGCTCAGCAAGCACCGCCCCCATCAAACCACTGGCAAAGCCCAACAACGCGTATTCAGCCCCCTGCACCCTTGAAATCATCCGGCTGCCTGCGCCAAATACGCGCAGCAAGCCACTTTCATGGGCACGTACTGGGCGACTTGCGGTCAGCGCGGCATACAACACGCTAATCCCTGCCAGCAGCACCAAGGCGAGCACCAACTCCACTGCCCGGGTGACCTGGGCGAGCACATCCCGCACCTGGCCTAAAATCGCGTCCACGTTAAGCAACGAGACGCCCGGGAAGTCGGTGATTAGCTCACGAATCAGCCCCTGCTCCGCCTCAGGCAGGTGAAAAGCGGTAATGTAGCTATGGCCAAACTGCTCCAGTACGCCCGGTGGAAAGATAACGAAGAAATTAGGCTGAAAGCTATCCCAATTCAGGCTGCGCAGGCTGGTAATTTGGGTAGTGATCTCGTCGCTACCCACCGAGAAAGTCATCTCATCACCAATGCTTAGTCCAAGCCTTTCGGCAAGCCCATCCTCCATAGAAATAGGTACCGGCGCCGGCTGTGGTGTTGCCTCCACGGCGTTCATCCAGCCCTGGCTTTCCTCGCGGTTCTCACCAGCGGCGTTAATGCCCAGCTGCATTGGTGTGAACCACTCCCCAGCCACCACTTGGTTGCCTTCTGGCACTTCAGATTGCCAAGTGAGGTTGAGCTCGCGGCGCAGTGAGTTGTCGCCACGGGCATCCGGCGGCACGGCGTCTCTAGGCGGCTGATCATTAATCGCGATCACCCGCCCTCGCACCATCGGATAGAGAGTGCTTTGGGTTTCCACCCGCGGCGATACCGCCGCGTCGAAGGGGTCACGCTCGGAAGGCTGAATATTGATGGCAAAGTAGTTGGGCGTATTTTCAGGCAGCTGATCCTGCCAGGTGCTTAGCAAGTCGCCACGCACTAAGACAATCATCGCCATGGCAAAGAAAGTCACCGAGAAAGCCAGCAACTGGCCCAGGCCCGCTTGTCGCCGCCGTGCCAATTGGCGCCCACCTAAACGCAGCGCCTGTGACCACTCACTGCGCCCTGAGAACCGCTGCACCACACGCAGTAAGCCGCTCAGTAATAAGGCACTAATTATCCACAGCACGCCAAGTAGCAGCGCACCGCCGATCAATAGTCCAACCGCCAGCGGCAGGCTACCCGAGTAGAGCCAAAGCAATCCACCAAACACGATACTCGCTACGCCGACGACCAGCCAGGCCGATGGCGGCAGTGGATCAAGCTCACGACGCAGTACTTTTAGTGCGCTGACTTGCTTGATACGCAACAGTGTTGGTCCGGCGAACCCAACCAGCACGGCAAGCGCGGTGAAGACCCCCAACCCCAGTGGCATCAGCCCCGGTGGCGGAAGTGTCATCGGTAGAAAACTCACTAACAGCCAAATCAGCACCGCTTGGCCAAGAAGGCCAAGCAGCGCGCCAATGACCGCCGCGACCAGTGCCAAGCCGAGTAACTGAAGAGTAAAAATTGTCACTAACTGGCGCTGGCTGGCACCAAAACAGCGCAATAGCGCAGCGGTATCCAAATGGCGCTCGACATAGCGCCGGGTAGACATTGCCACGGCCACACCCGCCAGCAATACCGCCGCTAACCCTGCTAACCCCAGGTAGCTTTCCGCACGCTGTAACGCATTACCAAGCTGGGGACGGTCAACGCGAACATCTCGCACTTCTACCCCGTTGCGACGTAGCTCGGCAAGCAGACCTTGCACTTGATCAAGCGCTTCTGGCGGGCCTGCGGCTAGAATTTCAAACTCAATCCGCGAGCCTTCTTGAACCAGGCCGGTCGCCTCGACATCCGCCGTATTGAGCATCAAACGCGGGTTAAAATTACTAAAACCGCCGGACTGATCCGCTTCACGCTCGATGATCCCCGTTACGGCCAGCTCGGTTTGTCCCACCTGTACTCGGTCACCCAGCTCGATTTCGACCAGCTCCATGAGGCGAGGGTCAGCCCACGCCTCCCCTGGCGGCGGACCAGAGGCAATTTGCTCGGTACCATCGCCAAAATCTACGTAGGAGACACCGTAGTGTGGGTAGGCTTCATCCACGGCTTTTAAGCTGGCAGGCTGAAAGCGCCCATCGCGGCTAATCATCGACACCAAGTCCACTTGGTCGCTAAGCACAAAACCAGCGTTCTCCAAGCGCTCTCTCAGCTCCGTTGAAAAAGGATCACGCTGCTCTAGCACCAGATCACCGCCCAACATCTGCCCTGCCTGGCGCTCCAGACCGCGCTCTAACCGATCAAGAAAAAACGCAATCATGGTGGAAGCTGCAACAGCCAAAACCAGGGCAATAAATAGCGCACGAACATCAGCAGCGCGCAGATCTCGCTTGAGACTGCGCATCGCCAAACGCCAATTCACATCACTCATTGCGCGCCCTCATCAATCGAAGCGGCGGCTGGCACGATGTTTTCAAGTACGGCTTCTAGCTTGCCATGATCTAATCGCAAGCAGCGATCACAGCGCCGCGCCAAGGCGTGGTCGTGGGTAACCAGAATAAGCGTAGTGCCCGCCTCACGATTGAGCTGGAAGAGAAGATCAATGACTTGCTCACCGGTATCCGGATCCAGGTTGCCGGTGGGCTCATCGGCAAATACCAGCTCGGGGTCGGTAACAAAGGCACGGGCCACGGCAACGCGCTGCTGTTCGCCACCAGAAAGCTGTTTGGGTAAGTGATTCACTCGCTCACCAAGCCCTACACGCTCCAACCATTGAGCAGCGGTTTGCGTTTCCCCTGCGCGGGGCGACAACTCAAGGGGTAACATGACGTTTTCGAGCGCGCTCAAAGTAGGCAGCAGTTGAAAGTTCTGGAACACAAAGCCTACTCGCCCGGCACGCAACGCTGCTCGCCCATCTTCATCCAAACGGCTTAATGCGTGGCCAAACATCGTTAGCTCACCGTCGCTTGGCGTATCAAGACCCGCCAGCAAGCCTAGTAGCGTTGATTTCCCAGCGCCGCTTTTACCCAGAATCGCTACACTCTCTCCCGCTGCTACGCTCAGCGACAGGTCGTGTAAGATGGTGAGCGAGCGTTCACCGCTGGTGACTTTTTTAGACAGTTTGTCAGCGTGCAACACGGGTTGCCTAACAGCGCCCTGGGGAACATCGGCTACCGCTTGATTGTCGGTAGAAGCTTGGCGCTCACTTTGAAGTGCCTCGCTCGAAATGGATATATCCGTAGCAGCATTGGCAGCTTTATTTGAGGAGCTTGAACTTGAGGAATAAGACATGAAGCGTGGCATCCCTATGGCATGGCATGGACTGAACCGCATGGTAACCGGATGGCTGGTGCTGCTGATAGTCACCTTTGCCTCATCGTCTATCAACGCAGAGCCTGTCAACGCAGACACAAACCCGAGCCCCACCCTGCTGGTGATGGGTGATAGCTTAAGCGCCGCATACGGCATAGAGCGTGATGAGGGCTGGGTGAACCTACTGGCAGAACGCTTGGAAGGTGATGCCCAAGTCATTAACGCCAGCATTAGTGGTGAAACGACGTCCGGCGGATTACAAAGGTTTACTGACCTTATCGGACAGCGGCAGCCGGATATTGTTCTCATCGAACTAGGTGGCAATGATGGTCTACGCGGCTTATCACCTGATCAAATGCAGGCAAACCTAGCCAGTATGATTGAGCAGAGCCAAGACGCTGGAGCTCAGGTGCTGCTGCTAGGGATCGATATCCCGCCTAACTATGGCCAAGCGTACCGAGACGCCTTCACCGGAGTTTTCCATTCGCTGGCGGAGGAGTATGACGTTTCCCTAGTGCCTTTTTTATTGGAAGATATTGCCCTGAACGACGCACTAATGCAGAGCGACGGCATTCACCCTACCGCCGATGCACAGCCAATTATTCTCGATAATGTATGGGAAGCGTTAGAACCGTTACTCCCATAACATTTACCAATAGCTTCATTGGCCTGCATACTTCAAGTATCACTATTAATTTAGGCATCCGCTGCAGCACTGCAGCGGTGTACCATAAAAACCAAACGTTCGCTTTAGCGCATATCATCTGCCATATGCGTCAACAACAGCAACGTGGCGGAATAATAGTCATCTTCTTCCTTTGGAACAGGATCAGGTAAGGCTTGGTTATTCGCAAACGCATTGATCGCTCTCACACCACGCGATATGGGGTACTCTGCTCGCTCATCGGTAGTAACGTTTATCCATGCGGAAGCGGGCTGATAGGCAGGATCATTCCAAAAGGCCGTTATACTACCAATACTTGCACCCTCATCACGCCCTCCCCAAGCAAAATAGAGCGGAATACGTACAGCATCAAAGCTAAAACGCGGTTCCCACTCTTCTGCTGGAGAGACGACACCATCCGCAGTCAGCGTTACCCAATCAGTGGGTAATCTATAGCGGCCAAAAGTGGTTTCGTCTAACAAAGAGACTCCATCATCAATCAATGCTTGCCAGGGTTCTTCAGGTGCCATCTCAGCAAAGTCCTGCATAGCGGGAACAAACCAATAGGAAAGATTGAGGTCAGCCGTATCGCTGTGTTTAAACCCCTCAATCCCAGGCAGCAGCACTGTATAACCAGCCATATCGGTGACTAGCTCATCCACGATAGCACGCCGGATACTGCTCGACGCGTTGGCGTAGTTTCGATTATCCCACTGCTCAGCGGCCAGATATAGCGCCCAGGCGATGAACAAATCGCCGTCTGAGGCGTTATTATTGTCACGCACGGGTGGTGTTTTGCTGGGGTCATATCGCCATGAGAAAAGCGATACATCCTGCCGTCCCAATTGCTGACGGGTCCACTGCCAAAGCTTATGGAAAGTCTGCTGATCGCCATAATGCTGCGCTAGCATCATGCCCCACCCTTGACCTTCTGAATGGCTAATATTGCCATTACCAGTATCGATAACTCTGCCTTCATCGGTTATAAAACGATCAACATATGCCTCCCATGCACGATCCACCCTTCTTTCGTCTGCACTAGCAGTGACAATACCGCAGAGTCCTGCTACGAGTGTTAAAACCGCTATAACACGGGACGGTATTGTCTTCATCGCTATGTTCCCTCAAATAAACACCGATATTACCGACCATAATGGAAGGTCAACGAGCGTAGTGTGACGTTTGTATCAACACACCGCAACGGCGTTTTTTCACTTCCTCCCTGCTCGTTGATCCACGTCGAATATACGCCTTCTAACACAGCAGAAACGGCTTGAAAGCTTTGCTCCAATGAGGTTTCTGATGTACTGGGGATCGGAAAAGCATAATGCTGAATGACTAAGTGATTATCCTGTGGCCTTATGGCTACCCACCCCCAATCTAGCTGTCTTAGAGCATCATTAACCGAACGCTCTAATGCTTCAAGGGTGTCGTATTCGCCAAGAGGCCATTCCGCCGCTAAACGACTGCCGATGTGGCGTAAAAAGCCTGTGGCCCCTTCGTGGTCAGCTTGGGTCAATAGCTCATCGAACATGAGAGTTAAAAAACGCTGCCACTGTGGACTACAGTGATCTTGCGTGTAGTAGGCAAGGTACGTTTGTGTATCGACGTTTGGGTTAGTCACTACCACCTCCAAAGGTATAATTCATAAACATCGCAGCGGACGTATCTTTATAGTCTCCAAAACTGTTGAAGCCTACCCGTCCACCTAACGACAGTTCGGGTGTCATGTTGTATTTCACTTCACCTGATACGGATACACCCGCCCCACTCACACTTTCACCTGAGTAACGTGATTCGGGGGTTGCGCCAAGTGTTGAGAAAATATCTAACAGCTCTTGAGAGGCTGGATCGGTTGGAAAGTAGTCAATATCATCGGTGCTATAGCT
This Vreelandella neptunia DNA region includes the following protein-coding sequences:
- the bcsD gene encoding cellulose biosynthesis protein BcsD translates to MTNPNVDTQTYLAYYTQDHCSPQWQRFLTLMFDELLTQADHEGATGFLRHIGSRLAAEWPLGEYDTLEALERSVNDALRQLDWGWVAIRPQDNHLVIQHYAFPIPSTSETSLEQSFQAVSAVLEGVYSTWINEQGGSEKTPLRCVDTNVTLRSLTFHYGR
- a CDS encoding ABC transporter permease — protein: MSDVNWRLAMRSLKRDLRAADVRALFIALVLAVAASTMIAFFLDRLERGLERQAGQMLGGDLVLEQRDPFSTELRERLENAGFVLSDQVDLVSMISRDGRFQPASLKAVDEAYPHYGVSYVDFGDGTEQIASGPPPGEAWADPRLMELVEIELGDRVQVGQTELAVTGIIEREADQSGGFSNFNPRLMLNTADVEATGLVQEGSRIEFEILAAGPPEALDQVQGLLAELRRNGVEVRDVRVDRPQLGNALQRAESYLGLAGLAAVLLAGVAVAMSTRRYVERHLDTAALLRCFGASQRQLVTIFTLQLLGLALVAAVIGALLGLLGQAVLIWLLVSFLPMTLPPPGLMPLGLGVFTALAVLVGFAGPTLLRIKQVSALKVLRRELDPLPPSAWLVVGVASIVFGGLLWLYSGSLPLAVGLLIGGALLLGVLWIISALLLSGLLRVVQRFSGRSEWSQALRLGGRQLARRRQAGLGQLLAFSVTFFAMAMIVLVRGDLLSTWQDQLPENTPNYFAINIQPSERDPFDAAVSPRVETQSTLYPMVRGRVIAINDQPPRDAVPPDARGDNSLRRELNLTWQSEVPEGNQVVAGEWFTPMQLGINAAGENREESQGWMNAVEATPQPAPVPISMEDGLAERLGLSIGDEMTFSVGSDEITTQITSLRSLNWDSFQPNFFVIFPPGVLEQFGHSYITAFHLPEAEQGLIRELITDFPGVSLLNVDAILGQVRDVLAQVTRAVELVLALVLLAGISVLYAALTASRPVRAHESGLLRVFGAGSRMISRVQGAEYALLGFASGLMGAVLAELTSAVLYIYLLNLTPRLHLGLWLLLPVGGALLIGVIGHALSRGLRRQAPAASLGLLGEA
- a CDS encoding ABC transporter ATP-binding protein, with product MSYSSSSSSSNKAANAATDISISSEALQSERQASTDNQAVADVPQGAVRQPVLHADKLSKKVTSGERSLTILHDLSLSVAAGESVAILGKSGAGKSTLLGLLAGLDTPSDGELTMFGHALSRLDEDGRAALRAGRVGFVFQNFQLLPTLSALENVMLPLELSPRAGETQTAAQWLERVGLGERVNHLPKQLSGGEQQRVAVARAFVTDPELVFADEPTGNLDPDTGEQVIDLLFQLNREAGTTLILVTHDHALARRCDRCLRLDHGKLEAVLENIVPAAASIDEGAQ
- a CDS encoding arylesterase — translated: MKRGIPMAWHGLNRMVTGWLVLLIVTFASSSINAEPVNADTNPSPTLLVMGDSLSAAYGIERDEGWVNLLAERLEGDAQVINASISGETTSGGLQRFTDLIGQRQPDIVLIELGGNDGLRGLSPDQMQANLASMIEQSQDAGAQVLLLGIDIPPNYGQAYRDAFTGVFHSLAEEYDVSLVPFLLEDIALNDALMQSDGIHPTADAQPIILDNVWEALEPLLP
- a CDS encoding glycosyl hydrolase family 8; this translates as MKTIPSRVIAVLTLVAGLCGIVTASADERRVDRAWEAYVDRFITDEGRVIDTGNGNISHSEGQGWGMMLAQHYGDQQTFHKLWQWTRQQLGRQDVSLFSWRYDPSKTPPVRDNNNASDGDLFIAWALYLAAEQWDNRNYANASSSIRRAIVDELVTDMAGYTVLLPGIEGFKHSDTADLNLSYWFVPAMQDFAEMAPEEPWQALIDDGVSLLDETTFGRYRLPTDWVTLTADGVVSPAEEWEPRFSFDAVRIPLYFAWGGRDEGASIGSITAFWNDPAYQPASAWINVTTDERAEYPISRGVRAINAFANNQALPDPVPKEEDDYYSATLLLLTHMADDMR